Proteins from one Aspergillus nidulans FGSC A4 chromosome VIII genomic window:
- a CDS encoding putative heme/steroid binding domain protein (transcript_id=CADANIAT00001698), whose protein sequence is MMSEVRQRAGVPKDASRSTSTTKDRGNDAQSRTRSGISILDIFRVMVSLAVVSCGLSYYLTETVTWGYNPWFTNWSQLVRYVKGPIALTPSELSLYDGTNPDRPIYVAVNGTIFDVSANPRMYGPGGGYHFFAGRDATRAFVTGCFAEDLTDDLTGVEEMFIPIDEPEELEKLSSGEKKKRREQDMRNAKKRVEKQIAHWVGFFGKHQKYFEVGRVVKDDTEKDEMKGKRELCEAARKQRPKREKSKSA, encoded by the exons ATGATGTCTGAAGTCCGCCAGAGAGCCGGTGTCCCCAAGGACGCATCTAGGTCCACTTCTACAACTAAAGACCGCGGTAATGATGCGCAATCTAGAACTCGCAGCGGCATTAGcatcctcgacatcttcCGTGTGATGGTCTCTTTGGCAGTCGTCTCCTGCGGTTTATCATACTATCTCACCGAAACTGTAACATGGGGGTATAACCCCTGGTTCACAAACTGGTCACAGCTGGTGCGATATGTT AAAGGCCCAATAGCCTTAACGCCATCAGAGCTCTCCCTCTACGACGGCACAAACCCCGACAGGCCCATCTACGTTGCCGTGAACGGGACCATTTTCGACGTGTCCGCGAACCCACGCATGTACGGTCCCGGTGGTGGCTATCACTTCTTCGCCGGGCGCGACGCAACCCGTGCGTTTGTAACGGGATGTTTTGCTGAGGATCTCACGGACGATCTTACCGGTGTTGAGGAGATGTTTATACCTATTGACGAGCCGGAGGAATTGGAAAAGTTGAGTAGtggggaaaagaaaaagaggcgCGAACAGGATATGCGGAACGCAAAAAAGAGGGTCGAGAAGCAAATTGCGCATTGGGTGGGATTTTTTGGAAAGCATCAGAAGTATTTTGAGGTTGGGAGGGTTGTTAAAGATGACACGGAGAAGGATGAAatgaaggggaagagggaaCTTTGCGAGGCAGCAAGGAAACAAAGGCccaagagggagaagagtAAGAGTGCCTAA
- a CDS encoding 40S ribosomal protein eS25 (transcript_id=CADANIAT00001697), whose translation MAPAGKQKKKWSKGKVKDKAQHAVVLEKATAERLNKDVQSYRLITVATLVDRLKINGSLARKALADLEEKGQIKKVVGHSKMNIYTRAVTAE comes from the exons ATG GCTCCTGCAGGcaagcaaaagaagaagtggtccaagggcaagg TCAAGGACAAGGCCCAGCACGCCGTCGTCCTCGAGAAGGCGACCGCTGAGAGACTCAACAAGGACGTCCAGTCCTACCGTCTCATCACCGTCGCCACTCTCGTTGACCGTCTCAAGATCAACGGCAGCTTGGCCCGCAAGGCCCTCGCTGATCTCGAGGAAAAGGGACAGATCAAGAAGGTTGTCGGTCACTCCAAGATGAACATCTACA CCCGCGCCGTTACCGCCGAGTAA
- a CDS encoding WD40 repeat domain-containing protein (transcript_id=CADANIAT00001696): protein MSRLCPTPTSSIDTAGSPSSSIALSQDGEYAAHFYGKDLLIHLNPTSSDFQEVQLVKVKDTGCKFLRFSRKQDTAEARRVFCASDSRILIWDLYPLRQHAEIENVEPGAVNVDFGADENEIVAFHAFNTKLTVFELDSGRSLIIKSPKFSHQNGYGYRPKTGQLAILLKPETSDLLTVHEPLTYEVIGREVLPTVDAQGLKWSPDGHWIAVWEAASAGTKVLVFTADVQLFRTYTGLPESDGLFDLGVRGLEWSPVVRDGLSQVLAVGKIDGTVDLLGTKTFSCSSTLSHIFPIDQSPPSLWRERYAAGGMSLEYAESSSSSAFSTVPEPTSVSRGVSLMGFSFDGKLLSTVDQTRPNIVWVWDLESTPVLVSVLVHEHAVRQVIWHHSSTQMLITTANNALPGVRFWSPHRPPCIFRVPISRSDSGRYDVRWLSSDMGQKSRFWFGSQEDYVLGFIELDEHGAEFKALNTLGGKVLSGSHGTYTNR from the exons ATGTCACGATTATGTCCAACTCCAACCTCGTCAATTGACACTGCTGGTTCTC cttcttcctcgattgCGCTATCCCAGGACGGTGAATACGCCGCGCACTTTTATGGAAAGGACCTTCTCATTCATCTTAATCCTACTTCATCAGATTTTCAGGAAGTACAGCTTGTTAAGGTGAAGGACACGGGGTGCAAATTTCTAAGGTTCTCCCGGAAACAGGACACAGCAGAAGCACGGCGAGTATTCTGCGCAAGCGATTCTCGTATCCTGATCTGGGATTTATATCCATTGCGGCAGCAtgcggagattgagaacGTCGAACCAGGCGCTGTGAACGTTGACTTTGGGGCTGACGAAAACGAGATTGTTGCTTTCCACGCATTCAACACCAAGCTCACTGTCTTTGAGTTGGACTCTGGCCGCAGTCTTATTATAAAGTCCCCCAAGTTCTCGCATCAGAATGGTTACGGATATCGGCCGAAGACCGGGCAGCTCGCGATCTTATTGAAACCAGAGACTAGTGACCTGCTGACCGTGCATGAGCCTCTGACCTATGAGGTCATCGGACGCGAAGTGCTTCCGACGGTCGACGCGCAAGGGCTGAAATGGAGCCCTGATGGGCACTGGATAGCTGTATGGGAGGCTGCAAGTGCAGGAACCAAAGTTCTCGTCTTTACTGCCGATGTGCAGCTCTTTAGGACCTATACAGGCTTACCGGAATCTGATGGATTATTTGATCTAGGAGTTAGAGGCCTTGAATGGAGTCCTGTTGTGCGAGATGGCTTATCGCAAGTATTGGCTGTTGGTAAGATAGATGGCACGGTGGACCTACTTGGAACGAAAACG TTCTCTTGCTCGTCTACACTCTCACATATCTTCCCCATCGACCAATCCCCTCCTAGCCTATGGCGGGAACGCTACGCCGCTGGAGGCATGAGCTTAGAATACGCTGAGTCGTCAAGCTCATCTGCATTCTCAACCGTCCCCGAACCGACGAGTGTCTCCCGTGGGGTTTCCTTGATGGGATTCAGCTTTGATGGTAAACTTCTGAGCACTGTGGACCAGACGCGGCCTAACATTGTCTGGGTATGGGACTTGGAGAGCACTCCAGTTCTTGTTTCGGTTTTGGTTCACGAGCATGCTGTTAGACAGGTTATATGGCATCATTCCAGCACGCAAATGCTCATTACTACAGCCAACAATGCTCTTCCCGGTGTACGATTTTGGAGCCCGCACCGACCACCATGCATCTTTCGAGTCCCTATTTCAAGAAGCGACAGTGGGAGATACGACGTGCGATGGTTATCCTCTGACATGGGTCAGAAGTCTAGATTCTGGTTTGGCTCCCAAGAGGACTACGTTTTGGGATTTATTGAGCTGGATGAGCATGGTGCAGAATTTAAGGCTCTAAACACTCTTGGTGGAAAGGTATTATCAGGCAGCCATGGCACTTACACGAACCGATGA